The following proteins are encoded in a genomic region of Penaeus chinensis breed Huanghai No. 1 chromosome 10, ASM1920278v2, whole genome shotgun sequence:
- the LOC125029704 gene encoding receptor of activated protein C kinase 1-like — protein MNESLQLRGTLVGHNGWVTQIATNRNFPDMILSASRDKSLILWKLTREENNYGVPQKRLHGHSHFITDVVLSLDGHFALSGSWDKTLRLWDLAAGKTTRRFEDHTKDVLSVAFSADNRQIVSGSRDKTIKLWNTLAQCKYTIQEDGHSDWVSCVRFSPSNSNPIIVSCGWDKAVKVWSLTNCKLKTNHYGHTGYLNTVTVSPDGSLCASGGKDAKAMLWDLNDDKHLYTLDHTDIINSLCFSPNRYWLCAATGPSIKIWDLEGKNMVDELKPDVITQNPKAEPPQCLSMAWSADGQTLFAGYSDSKIRVWQVSVTSRA, from the exons ATGAATGAGAGCTTACAGCTGCGTGGGACCCTGGTGGGCCACAATGGCTGGGTCACACAGATCGCCACCAACAGGAATTTCCCTGACATGATCCTGTCCGCTTCCAGGG acAAATCTCTGATTCTGTGGAAGCTGACCCGTGAGGAGAACAACTATGGTGTTCCCCAGAAACGTCTTCATGGCCACTCCCACTTCATCACTGATGTC GTTCTTTCTCTGGATGGTCACTTCGCCCTCTCTGGATCATGGGACAAGACCCTTCGTCTGTGGGATCTTGCAGCTGGCAAGACCACCCGTCGCTTTGAGGACCACACAAAG gATGTGCTCTCCGTTGCTTTCAGTGCTGATAACCGTCAGATTGTGTCTGGCTCCCGTGACAAAACCATTAAG CTGTGGAACACACTTGCCCAGTGCAAATACACAATCCAGGAGGATGGTCACTCTGACTGGGTGTCCTGCGTAAGGTTCTCTCCCTCCAACAGCAACCCCATCATTGTATCATGTGGATGGGACAAGGCTGTCAAG GTATGGAGCCTGACCAACTGCAAGCTCAAAACCAACCACTATGGACACACTGGTTACCTGAATACAGTTACTGTCTCTCCTGATGGCTCCCTTTGTGCCTCTGGTGGCAAG gaTGCTAAGGCCATGCTTTGGGATTTGAATGATGACAAGCATCTGTACACTTTGGATCACACTGATATCATCAACTCGCTGTGCTTCAGCCCCAACCGTTATTGGCTGTGCGCTGCTACAGGCCCATCTATCAAGATCTGG GATTTGGAAGGCAAGAATATGGTTGATGAATTGAAGCCTGACGTGATTACCCAGAACCCTAAGGCCGAACCCCCACAGTGTCTCTCCATGGCCTGGTCTGCAGATGGGCAAACTCTGTTTGCTGGTTACAGTGACAGCAAGATCCGTGTCTGGCAGGTCAGCGTTACTTCCCGTGCGTAA